GTAGCTTTATTTGTGTCAATCTCTTTACTAGCAAGATAAATATCTGCCTTCATAACCCGCCCAATTGGTCCTGTGCCTTTAATTTTATGGATATCAATGCCTAAATCTTTAGCCAGCTTTCTTGCAACGGGTGTTGCAAGGATTTTCATAGTAGGATCGTCTTCACATGCTACCTTTTCTTCATGGCTAATGGCAATTATTTGTGAGGAAACTTCTAATTCACCTACAACTCCAGCAGTTTCTCCTTCATCTATAGCTTTTGATTTTTTACCTATAGTTTCATTTAGAGAATCATTGCTTTTTTCGGTATCATCTGAAGTTTGAATTTCTACAACTACATCTCCAACATAAATGATTTCACCTTCTTTAGCTTTTGTACTAGTGACGATGCCACCAACTGGAGAGGGTATTTCTGCATTTACTTTGTCTGTTTCTACAAGGAATAAAGAATCTCCTTCCACAATAGAATCTCCAGAATTTACAAACCATTTTAATATTTTTCCTTCTGTAATTCCTTCCCCAATATCCGGGAATTTAAATTTAAACATAATACACCTCCAGTTAAAAATTAACAACCTCTCTTATTTTATGAGCAATGCGATCTGGCCGAATAATAAAATGATCTTCTCCCTTTGGAAGGGGAACAGTAGTATCAAAGCCAGCAAGTCTAGTTGGAGGTGCTTCTAAATGTAAAAATGCACCTTCATTTACGGTAGCAATTAGTTCAGCACCGGGTCCAAAGGATTTAAATGCTTCATGAACAACTAAAAAACGTCCAGTTTTCTTTACTGATTTAAGTATTGTTTCCTTGTCAAAGGGTGCGATAGTTCTTAAATCAATAAGCTCCACGGAAATTCCGTCCTTTTCAACTTCTTCAATTGCATTTTGAACTTCACGAACCATTGCGCCCCAAGCTACTACAGTAATACGACTTCCTTCTTTTACAACCTTTGCTTTGCCAATAGGAATTATATAATCCTCCTCTGGAACTTCTTGCTTGAAGGCTCTATAAATTCTTTTTGGTTCTAAAAATATAACAGGGTCAGGGCTTCGAATAGCAGCCAGTAGCAACCCTTTTGTATCGTATGGAGTTGATGGAATAACTACTTGAAGTCCTGGAATATGAGAAAAAATTGATTCTATACTTTCAGAGTGATGCTCTAAGGCACGAATTCCACCACCATAAGGCATACGAATCACCATCGGAAGGGTATAAGTTCCTCTTGACCTGTTCCTCATTCTAGCCACATGCCCAATGATTTGGTTTAAAGCTGGAAGTACAAAACCATCAAATTGCATTTCTACCACAGGTTTTAATCCATTAATAGCCATACCTACAGCGCTGCCAACTATCGCAGCCTCTGACAGTGGAGTATCAAAACATCTATCTATTCCATATTTTTTTTGGAGTCCAACAGTTGCTCTAAAAACGCCACCTTCAACACCAACGTCTTCTCCATAGGTTACAACAGTTTTATCTCTTGCCATTTCTTGATCTAATGCGTAATTTACTGCACCAATTATATTTAAAATAGGCATACTATTTTCCTCCTTCCTTTAAAAATTCATTATATTCTTCATATTGCTCCACTAAATTTGGAGTCATTTTTTCATACTGATATTTAAAAATATCCTCTAAAGGTACTATGCCAGAGGCTTCTACTTTTTTAAAAGTTTCATTTACGAAGGCTTCATAGCTTTCAGTTTCTTTTAAATCTTCACCTTCAGACCACAGTTCTTTTTCTATTAGGTATTTTTTCATTCTTATAATAGGGTCTTTTTTCTTCCACTCTTCTACTTCTTCATCTTTCCTATATAAAGTAGGATCATCAGAAGTTGTATGAGCTCCAATTCTATAGGTATAAGCTTCAATTAAGGTTGGGCCACCGCCATTTCGTGCTCTATCTACAGCTTCTTTTGTAGCTGCATACATTGCTAGAACATCATTTCCATCCACTAAAATGTTTGGCATGCCATATGCGATACCTTTTTGGGCTAAAGTTTCTGATCTAGTTTGAGATGCCCTACCTACGGAAATGGCAAATTGGTTATTTAATATGACAAATATCACTGGTGATGAAAATACTGAAGCAAAATTTAATGCTTCATGGAATTCTCCTTGAGAAGTTCCACCATCACCTACGTACGCTATTGTTACATGATCTTCTCCTTTGATTTTAGAAGCCATGGCTAGCCCAGTAGCATGATTTAACTGAGAGGCGATGGGCACAGAAATTGGAAGCATTTTTACATTAGGTGGAAATTTACTTCCGGCTTCGTTTCCATACCAGTATAAATAAATTTGTTCTAAAGATACTCCTTTATAGAGCCAAGCTCCCATTTCTCTAAAAGCGGGAACTAACCAATCTCTTTCTTCCGTAGCTGCAATAGAACCAACCTGGGCAGCCTCTTCACCATGGTTTGGAGCAAAGGTTAACATTCTACCTTGTCTTTGATATTGCAAAGCCTTTCCGTCTGCAATACGACTATGAAGCATTGTCTTATATAATATGATTAATTTTTCTTTTTCTAATTTAGGAAGCAAATCTTCATTTATAACTACACCGTATTTATCTAGTACGGAGAAGATTTCTTTATTTAATGAATTATATTTTTCAGTAAGCATAATGAACCTCCTTAAGCTATTTATATATTATATACAGAATATCATTTTAATGTGTGAATTGCAAGATTATTAAGTAATAATTATTATTGAATGATAAAATATTTTTAAGGATTAATCTATTTTTTAATAGACTGCTAAATTTCAATAAA
This DNA window, taken from Clostridium estertheticum, encodes the following:
- a CDS encoding alpha-ketoacid dehydrogenase subunit beta: MPILNIIGAVNYALDQEMARDKTVVTYGEDVGVEGGVFRATVGLQKKYGIDRCFDTPLSEAAIVGSAVGMAINGLKPVVEMQFDGFVLPALNQIIGHVARMRNRSRGTYTLPMVIRMPYGGGIRALEHHSESIESIFSHIPGLQVVIPSTPYDTKGLLLAAIRSPDPVIFLEPKRIYRAFKQEVPEEDYIIPIGKAKVVKEGSRITVVAWGAMVREVQNAIEEVEKDGISVELIDLRTIAPFDKETILKSVKKTGRFLVVHEAFKSFGPGAELIATVNEGAFLHLEAPPTRLAGFDTTVPLPKGEDHFIIRPDRIAHKIREVVNF
- the pdhA gene encoding pyruvate dehydrogenase (acetyl-transferring) E1 component subunit alpha produces the protein MLTEKYNSLNKEIFSVLDKYGVVINEDLLPKLEKEKLIILYKTMLHSRIADGKALQYQRQGRMLTFAPNHGEEAAQVGSIAATEERDWLVPAFREMGAWLYKGVSLEQIYLYWYGNEAGSKFPPNVKMLPISVPIASQLNHATGLAMASKIKGEDHVTIAYVGDGGTSQGEFHEALNFASVFSSPVIFVILNNQFAISVGRASQTRSETLAQKGIAYGMPNILVDGNDVLAMYAATKEAVDRARNGGGPTLIEAYTYRIGAHTTSDDPTLYRKDEEVEEWKKKDPIIRMKKYLIEKELWSEGEDLKETESYEAFVNETFKKVEASGIVPLEDIFKYQYEKMTPNLVEQYEEYNEFLKEGGK